One stretch of Patescibacteria group bacterium DNA includes these proteins:
- a CDS encoding NUDIX domain-containing protein — protein sequence MQYNNCPKCGTKYKRNQIDNKNIYQNLFACQKCNFIFYNNPKPAVVGLIYNNENKLLLVKRKIKPYVGYWDLPGGFVNANENPSNSIIREIKEELNLDAKIINIENTFTENYKNKGRNNE from the coding sequence ATGCAATATAACAATTGTCCAAAATGTGGAACAAAATATAAAAGAAACCAAATTGATAACAAAAATATTTATCAAAATCTTTTTGCATGTCAAAAATGTAATTTTATTTTTTATAATAACCCAAAACCTGCTGTGGTAGGATTAATTTATAATAACGAAAATAAATTACTTTTAGTAAAAAGAAAAATTAAACCTTATGTTGGATACTGGGACTTGCCTGGTGGTTTTGTTAATGCAAATGAAAACCCCTCTAACTCAATCATTAGAGAAATTAAAGAAGAACTAAACCTAGATGCTAAAATAATTAATATTGAAAATACTTTTACAGAAAATTATAAAAACAAAGGAAGAAATAACGAATAA
- a CDS encoding His/Gly/Thr/Pro-type tRNA ligase C-terminal domain-containing protein yields PLLKNKPDLVEKAKEVFANLSQKYTCEFDDNGNVGKRYRRQDEIGTPYCLTVDFDTLEKGTVTVRDRDTMKQETIKVEDIDKFFAENL; encoded by the coding sequence CCATTACTTAAAAATAAGCCAGATTTGGTTGAAAAAGCAAAAGAAGTTTTTGCTAATTTAAGTCAAAAATATACTTGCGAGTTTGATGATAATGGAAATGTTGGTAAAAGATATAGAAGACAAGATGAGATTGGAACACCTTATTGTTTGACTGTTGATTTTGATACTCTTGAAAAAGGGACAGTAACTGTTCGAGATAGAGACACAATGAAACAAGAGACGATTAAAGTTGAAGATATTGATAAGTTTTTTGCGGAAAATTTATAG